A segment of the Corynebacterium resistens DSM 45100 genome:
ATACCCGGCTGACGCATTGGATCTGAGGGCCTTGGCCAGGAAACGCTTCGCTGCGGCCACGTTTCGCTTCGGAGAGAGGTAAAAGTCCAGGGTCTGCCCACCGGCGGTAATAGCCCGGTAGAGGTAGCACCACGTGCCGCCGACCCGGATATAGGTCTCATCCACCCGCCAGGACCGGGCCTGCCAGTCGGGTACCTGCCGGTACCACCGTGTTTGCTTGTCCAGCTCAGGGGCGTATTTCTGGACCCAGCGGTAGATCGTGGTGTGATCGACCGGCACGCCCCGCTCGGTCATCATTTCCTCCAGATCGCGGTAACTCACCCCGTAGCGGCAGTACCACCGCACTGCCCATAGAATGATGTCACGAGGGAAATAACGGCCGGAGAAGATACCCACGGCTGTGATTATTTCACGTCGCTCTTCCTACTGCCCCAACTTTGCAACAACACCGTCAGCGGTGACTGTTGTGTGGTCCTGCGGGCAGTTAGATGGTCGTCTCTCCTCCTCGAGTGAACTTGAAGGAGGAGAGACGACCCGTTATTGCA
Coding sequences within it:
- a CDS encoding IS6 family transposase; this translates as MGIFSGRYFPRDIILWAVRWYCRYGVSYRDLEEMMTERGVPVDHTTIYRWVQKYAPELDKQTRWYRQVPDWQARSWRVDETYIRVGGTWCYLYRAITAGGQTLDFYLSPKRNVAAAKRFLAKALRSNASAGYPRVINTDKAPSLARAIAELKSEGICPPTVQHRQVKYLNNILEGDHGRLKRILGPKGAFKNRTSAYRTLKGMEAMHSLRKGQGTMFAYGQPNPDAVIVNRVFETA